The Capsicum annuum cultivar UCD-10X-F1 unplaced genomic scaffold, UCD10Xv1.1 ctg82150, whole genome shotgun sequence genomic sequence CCTTTTCCAGATTCCTCTTTCACTGTCAAGGAACTTTCCTTTTCTTCCACACACATATTCTTTATCTAAACTCCCCTTaaatcacaaattaaacatcttaaaatacataataattttCTCTAAACTGATCAATCAATCACCGTTAAATCTTTCTCCTTCTCCGATCAATCATATAAATTCCGATATGCAGCACGGTGACGTTAGCTCTACCTACTACCAATATTACCAGCCTCCCTTTCCCAACCCTAACCCTAATCCTAACCCTAGCTCTACTCCGGCCGATCCACCCTACACTCCGGCGGCTGCCGTCCCCAGCCAATTTGCATCTGCTCCGCCGGTTGCTTCCGGTGATTACTCCAATTACGCCTCCGCATATCCGCCGTATGCTCAGCCCTCTGCCGATCATGCCCCTAATCCACCTGCTCCCTTCCCTTCAAATCCCACCTCTCAATCGTCATACGGTTTCCCTCACCTCGAGGCTCCGCAGCCAAATTATTATCCGTATGATCAAAATCAAGCACCTGTGAGTTATGATTATGCTGCTCCTGCTGCTAATTATCAGGAACCGAATCCGCCTAATTATAATTCAGTGAATTCGCCAGCTCCTTATTCATCGACGTCATTTGGCGGCTCGGCAGGGACTAATTATGGTAATTCGTATGAGAATAGCTCTAATTATCGTTCGTATGGAGATCAGGGATTGTATGAGAGTGGTGTTTACAAGTACAATGGGAAGAAAGAGGAGTCGTATAGTGGAAATCGATCAAATGCGGGTATGATGTTTGATGATTATGGAAGACCAATCAATGTTCATAGTGGTAGGGAGCAGCAGAGACCTGTGAGTGCTCCTAAAGTTGTGAAAGCAGCACCTAAGATTGAGGACCAACAAGATGCCACAGGTGGTGTTTTGAAGTTTCGTGTCAAGCTTTTATCCGAAGGCTTTGGTCAGAGTGACATGGATGTGCTTTGTCAGGTTAGAATATATCATTGTTGATGTCTTTATATCGgaggcctaacttggtattttcTAATTTTCAGTTTGCCTGCTTATTTATGTTGATTTAACATACCATTTGGAAATTGCTCCTACTTGTTATCTATGAGTTTCGATTGAGAAGGACTTTTGTTTCAGATTGGTCTAGATGGGATTCGCT encodes the following:
- the LOC107856586 gene encoding protein FREE1 (The sequence of the model RefSeq protein was modified relative to this genomic sequence to represent the inferred CDS: added 576 bases not found in genome assembly) produces the protein MQHGDVSSTYYQYYQPPFPNPNPNPNPSSTPADPPYTPAAAVPSQFASAPPVASGDYSNYASAYPPYAQPSADHAPNPPAPFPSNPTSQSSYGFPHLEAPQPNYYPYDQNQAPVSYDYAAPAANYQEPNPPNYNSVNSPAPYSSTSFGGSAGTNYGNSYENSSNYRSYGDQGLYESGVYKYNGKKEESYSGNRSNAGMMFDDYGRPINVHSGREQQRPVSAPKVVKAAPKIEDQQDATGGVLKFRVKLLSEGFGQSDMDVLCQIGLDGIRLLDPATSRTQRIYSLENVTRWEVLDSHIFAFWAKTSVDIEAKRIRLKSNSYTTNNILDAVTAASIQVKEMGESSMPSDAIKGSESAAEKKKGFDWMKLMRPLNEEKDHWVPDEAVRKCTACGTDFGAFIRRHHCRNCGDIFCDKCTQGRTALTADEDAQPVRVCDRCMAEVTQRLSNAKSAVRVAALPSHVDLAKKLQEEMDKKRKTSTGHTSQGSRRMREVACPTCTVHLQVEVPASGSETIECSVCQHPFLVSAH